A genome region from Halomarina salina includes the following:
- a CDS encoding DUF7342 family protein gives MSDRAPAEFADINEEVREDWKEETTPYERVRHVIAHTYSPVSADTVAEDALTSPKTARKHLNALADEGFVVTATGEHGGTTYRRSPESLVVEQAADILEHVSTDELVTRIGEMRDQLNEYRSEYGVDSPEELAVEQTNQTLGDIASDQQAIDSETIQEWQTLRRNLAFANAALSIANAERFVDGDRRSTDRSISA, from the coding sequence ATGAGTGATCGAGCGCCGGCCGAGTTCGCGGATATCAACGAGGAGGTCCGAGAGGATTGGAAGGAGGAGACGACACCTTACGAGCGTGTCCGCCACGTTATCGCCCACACGTATTCACCCGTGTCGGCAGACACCGTCGCCGAGGACGCTCTCACCTCGCCGAAGACGGCTCGAAAGCACCTCAATGCACTCGCCGACGAGGGATTCGTCGTAACGGCTACCGGCGAACACGGTGGCACAACTTACCGCCGGTCCCCTGAATCGCTCGTCGTTGAGCAGGCGGCAGATATCCTCGAGCACGTCTCGACGGATGAACTCGTCACGCGTATCGGCGAGATGCGCGATCAGCTCAACGAGTATCGCTCTGAATACGGCGTTGATTCGCCCGAAGAGCTAGCCGTCGAGCAGACGAACCAGACACTCGGAGACATAGCCTCGGATCAGCAGGCTATCGATTCGGAGACGATTCAAGAGTGGCAGACGCTCCGGCGCAACCTCGCGTTCGCAAACGCAGCCCTCTCGATCGCGAATGCTGAACGATTCGTCGATGGCGATCGTCGCTCGACCGACCGCAGCATTTCGGCCTAG